The Syngnathus acus chromosome 2, fSynAcu1.2, whole genome shotgun sequence genomic interval GTTAAGATGGGGTGCTGGCTGCTGCAGCTGACGCCCTGTGGGCTCCATGGGAGGGCAGCCGGTTGTGGCTGGCGGGGGCATCTTGGCCTCCCTGTAGAGCAGTCGTGCTGATACCATATCTCAGGCAGGCTCGGCTGTGTCGTGGTCAGACACGCTTATTTGAGTGATTGCTTTGAGCGGAACTTTGAAAGGTTACGGAGGAGTGGACCTCCAGCTTATGCATGAGGCAGTATTACTGAAGATTCTGACGTCAAAGAGTCAATGTGAACAGAAGCATGTGgaacaatgaacaaaaaaaccaTCAAAATCCACTCATTCAGTGCTAGGCCAACAGTCGACCTTCTTGATGGAGCTTGTAACTCTACAAAATTTTGTAAAGAAAGTGTTTTGATACAGTAGTACGGTGCCCAGAGGAGGGTTGTTTTCCTTTAAATTCCTTCAATCCACACACCtagcttgtttttatttgaagatAAGTTCAACCATATCTACCATTGCTTTGGTTTACTTACTGTTGGCCTAGTACTGCCAATCAGAGAGAACACAAGAGGAAAAGTTTGGAATACTGATTAGTACCAATCTTATCGATACTTGTATGGATCCGCATATATGAATACGAATTGGTAATCTTATCCTGAAAAGCTGTACCCAAGCCCCTTTTATAAAACATCCTTTTTTTGCTGTTCATGACTGCAAGCCTATGCAATGTTGATGTTGGTGGATTCCACCACTTCATGTCCCCGGTGGGCCCTAACAAGGGAAGCTCTGACCCGAGCTGGGCTTCACTCAAGTTTCGACCACAGTCATGCCGTTGTTTATACAGTATTGCTGCCCAGTGCGAAACAGGCGGCAATAGTGGAGGGATGGCAAGCTTACTGGAATTGGGCAGTGACTGTAAGCTGAAATGAAAACCATTCAGATTGGTAAAACACTGTGAACTGAAAGAAACAAGTAGTCGGTTTGTAACAAATAaactttggatttttatttggcattgctttatgtgcaaaaaaacaagtaacaGACTCTTTGTATCTAATCCCTAGTCACTCAAACTCAGCATACAAAGTCTATTAATAGTAGGGGTGGGAGCAAATATAGACATTATTAACCCTTGCAGTACACTAGAATTAATACACAAACATGGACATTGCAACGATCTCATCTCTAGTTGATTAATAgatgaaatgtaaatgtaatttctttatttacaatttttctacaatgcaaaatgacacttttcccTCTTTCAGTTACATAAATATTGCCATCAATCAAAGGTGGTTTTCATCCAATGATATTGCATAATCCATGTAATGTTGCTCTTGGTGGCAAAATATCTCAACGATATCAACTTGCATATTTGTCCCCCCTAGCTACTAAGACGACATACATCACTGTACAACAATAAATATCTAATGCATCGATATGtataatttaacatttttccAGATACCAGAGGAGCTTTGGACTGAATTTTCAGGTTCACAGTTAGTACCTGCAAAAGGAGAACCAGCTCCACAACAATAAGGCTTCACTCATTGGTCCCAGGCTCAAAGAGCCATGCTCGTTTCATGTAAGATACAGCTCCTTGCTGGTCGTTTAATCGACTATATCGATGCGTCATTCTTTTCAGGGGTTACACCCACCCCAAACTCCATGTGGCATTTTTCGGAAACACAGTGGAGCTAGTTGACTCACGAGACATTGTTTCGTCAGTACTTTGGAAATGCGGCGTCAGACAAACATTCTGCTGCAAAGTATATTTAAAGGCTAAAAGAAAGTTAGAACTACTGCTAAGAAACAGACAACATTAGCACAATTATTTCACATGGAGCCTGGCCAGTAGTCACTCATCACACTGAACATTGTCAAAGACATAGTGCACCTTTATATGTTGCAGAAGTAGCAGTCATGTAGCCACACACTGATCTACTTCAACGGTGAAGTGGCTTTTGTGATCAACTTCAGACAATATGCACGACAGCTCATGTAAAAGCATTACAAACTTCATCCGGGTTAAATCCAATCAAGTCAGTGTTTCACTTTTTACCCGACTACTTCTGGTGGTGTGTCTTCAAAATAAGAGCGTCTGGAAGTTCACCAAACTTTACAGCAGCATGAAGTAACCTTTCCACAGTTGAATAATTACATGAAGGCCAGAAATACCTCTCCATTGCGCAAGCGCCCACTCAGAGATCATTTGTGACATTGTAACAGGTCATGCCTATAGCCTCATTTTGTAGACGGGCTTGTTTTCCTTGCCTAAGAATGGACTGTATGTGGGATCTTGTGAACATTTTCATGAAAAAAGGTTCATTGTTAAGCCGCACCATTAATTCATAGTGTTTAGTGACagttttgttgttgcataCCATATTAATCCAGAAGGTAATATTTTTGTTAATTATTTATGAAAATGTACTAAGGGTTATATTCGGTGAtgtcaaaatgaagcttcaaatttgctttatgaaccagttgtatttttgactcctctagatggcactgttggtTTCTATAAAGGGGTATAAGAAATGACAAGTGAGTGTGCTTTCAGCCAAATGTCAAACTGAGTGTCCCATCTGGAGAAGTCAAAAAGTACAACTGATTCATGAAGCCAATTTAAgattcattttcccatcacagtatgtttaaaaagtcattttctcCAACTTTTTAATTATGTCATTGTACTTTGAATTAAATTgacctgggaaaaaaatctattatcagaaattggacttttttttttcccccttgcgTATAAACGAtcaggattttattttaaggctATATCGTGCAGCTCTTGATCAAGTAAATCTCaccagaaaattaaaaaattctcTGCATATGAGGCTCAACACAcagcaaggaggaggaggaggaatcaGTCCACAGTGATGAAAAAGTGCAAATTCCCCATCCCAAAGAAAACTGCATCTAAATTACAAGATCAAGCCCCTCTCATCAAGTTCTCAGATACTCCGGAGTCGAGTAGTTGAAGAGCAAGAAGTCCATACGATAAAGGTTGAACAGTCTCTTCTGGTAAAAAGGACTAATGTGTTTGAAGAAGCGTGCCGCCATGTTGCTATCCGTCCTGGTGCTTTTACTGGACGTTGGGAACTCAACCGTGTCCTCCACCCCCGCCAACGAAAGCACAGCATGGGCGTCTCGCTCCAGCGTCTCATACTTGCCCACCACGTCGTAGTGGATCATACACGGATGGCAGAGGGAGTGCACCCTCTCCCAATGCTCATTGAAAAGCTCCTCTCGTTGGGTCCGAGGGTCTACCAGATACTGGACAAACTCGTGGAAAGACGCGTCATTCCCATTCTCCAGAGCCTCCGGGTCTGGGTTTTTCCGGTGCCGCCGGATGATCTTCGTCCCATAGCGCTTGTGGAAAGCTGTGTTGTAGCTACGTGTGAACTTGTTGCGGTAAGCTGACACCAGGCGCTCAAAAGGCTCCCTCACGAAGATGAACTTGAGGTAACTGCGGAGGCGGCGGTTGATCTCGGGGGCCGAGAACTCGGACAGTGTGCGCAGGTTGCCTGCTACGTGGGCCTCATTGGCGGGGATAGCAAGGGGTTCGGTGTAACGGCCGTCGCTGGTGAGGACCATGAGGATGCGCTTCCAGTTGGTGCAGGCCACCTGGAAGGGAGGCCGCATTACATGACCCAGACATACCAGCGTAACAATTTGTTTAATGCCATTTTAACTTCATCTTAGAACATTACGATTAAGAATATATGGATTACAGATGATTTGAATATGACAAGATATTCCTTTTCTGTACCACTGTGAGTGCAAAAGTTGACGCACAATTACCCCAAATTCTCCGTAAATTCCACTTACACCTCAGACTAAACTGATCTACTCCCTCAAATAAAAAGCTTGCTTGTGTTGAGATATGTGACTTCAACATGAAGCTTACTGCACCCATTGCAAAACTCTTCTTCATGTGTGTCTCTACATCTGTATTACTGTGGCCAAAGTGTACACACCGAAGGAGTGGCACAATGTccactgaaatgaagcaaaaaatgtGGCAAAACGTTCATTCTTTACGGTTTTCATTTCTGTATGCATTTCTTATGTTACAATATTAGAGGCTTGTATTTTCATACAAGTGTTCTGCGTTATAAGCGTGGCCATGGAACAAATTAACTGTGTTCGGAAAGGTCGTATTTACCAACCTTGGGTACATAGCAGTAAATGAGGCTGTGTTTGTCATCCACAATGAGGTGTTTAAGATCTTCTGGGGAAAGAACCTGCCGCTTCTTCGTATGACTCAGACAAGCCTGCTCCAGCAGCTCCCTGCGACCTTGAAGTGACTTCTGATCAGCCAACAGCTGCCGCTGCTTGAAGGACAAGGGTTAAAATAACATAAACAGGGGCAACTTCTAAAAGTGCCGACTAGTTGCGGGATGACATGAACAGCTGTAGAATACAATTTGGTAGGAAAGCCATGATCTCCAAGCCGTagtttttttaagattttcttttccacaatAGTAAACAACTTACAGCAAAGTTATCAGTTGCGTTACGTCGTTATTTTAATACCGCAGCAGAAGGATGACaaaaaatgttaaggtatAAACTGATTGGTTTTGGTGGGCTTGACAAATttggacaacaaaatgtacATTGTACCAAACAGAAGCAAACTGTAtttgatgtgtgtgttcttACCTGGTCTCCACTATAGAGGGTCTGCAGTGGACTTCTCCTGCTTTTCTTTGGCGTGCTACTGGTCCCAACACTGGGTTCTGTAATCAGACATTTTTGGGTCATATTCTCAAGCTTGGTTTATGCCTGATGCGTGAAGGCTGCTCGTGGATATAAGACGTGGGGAATCTGGCCGGCACGTGTTTTACGGCATTTTATACTCTGTATAGCTTGCTCCTGCAGTTAGGCGATATTCTCCCATACTCTAGGGGGCAATGAAAAACGTCTACAGCATAcgaacaacacaacacagtaACATAAGTAAGGAATTATACTTTTAACGACATGGTGACACTTGCAGGTTACACAATGATAACAcatagtatgtgtgtgttttagtgtTGTTGGTGATAAGCTCAACTCTTTCAGAATTGTTGGTCTATTCTTTGTTCCACCTTCATCTCCACTCTTCCCGCTGGCATCCTTTCTTGcttttataaaaacaatatcTTAAGTTTGTCCAATTTCTTTTTATCACTGTGAAAATGGCAGGAAAGTCACAGGTATTAAAATTTTACTCGCCATGTGAGGTGGCCAGAGGGTGACCAGAATACCTCATTGCTCCGCTCCCAGGGTTGGCTCCTACTCTGGTTTCTCCtccatcattttataggaACTTCATGTCTTATCCAATGCCTATTATGTAGACTTATTTAACCTTTAAGGGGGTCTTTTCTTTTACATTCCATAAACAAATTTGCCAGTAGGACCAGTCCTTACAGAACTGATAGAAAAGTTGCAAATGTCCTGTATTGTTTTTCATCAAAGCATTCTTCTTTTCACTGTCCCTTTTCCCACTCCCATCCCCCATCCATCCAAGACTGGCTGTGGTATTGAGGTCTGGCTAAAAAAGCTGAGAAGTGATTAGTTTTGCACATGTGGCTGAAACAATGTATAGGTCTGCTTCACAACTTCACACAAAGCCTTCGTACGAGGAGGAGAATGGACTTCATGATTTATAACGCGAGAAAAGTTCTCTAAAAAGCTCTTACAGGTATTaaaggtaaaatctacattggaTGGCAGTCTTTACAGTATATGAGAACCTGGAATTTACTTCAGTGTACTGAATATTCCCACAATTTGTTTCCCAAAGGAGAATTAGTATCAGAAAAAGCTCCCCTATGGTGTGGAGCCTTGAGCAGGAACAGACAACGCCTGGGTTGAGGgcttgagttaaaaaaaacaaaacaaaaaaaaagtattttaccaGTTTGACTATAGCCAAAATGAAGATGTGATTTAGAGCCTTAATAGTATGTCGTGGCAGCACAGAATGCAGCCTACTCGTGGAAAGTAAATACACATGACACAGTGTCTGTGAGACTGGGGAATCTCAACTTACAGTTTAGCGGtatatctttatttctttatctTAACAAGTGACATCTTGTCTCATACACAAGGgcgttgataaaaaaaaactgcagcgcatagtgaacacggctggtaaggttattggtgcttcactcccctccttgaaggacatttacacctcccgcatggcgaccacgattgtgagtgatgtgagtcaccccgctcactctttgttcgatcttctgccctctgggaagaggtacaggagcctgcgctcccgcaccaccagactcaccaacagcttcattctccaggctgttaggatcctgaactctctccccccttctgcgtagcgtcctgtacttttgcgctatattctgactgtctgctgtatgcacacttgctccatttttgctcctcttatttattgttatttgtttatttattatttattcatcactcttatttattcattgtttgtgccttcttgtttttattttttggcgttgtttacttgtatgtatattgtgtactatgtcttgtcaccgtgggatagtgggaacgtaatttcgatttctttgtgtcttggcatgtgaagaaattgacaataaagcagactttgactttgacttttgactttatttAATACCATTTAGGCTGTCACTATTGAATCTTCATTAGAATAATTTATTCTATCGATTATTCCATTCAAATAACtgtatacaattttatttgcgtTAAGGTATATTTAAAGGATATTTTCTACGATTACTGTTTATACATCAATCTATTTTAGTTTATTTGGTATTATTTAGTGATTAAAAGAAACGAATAAAAATCAGTTAAGCAATATCACACAAGTAGGATCGATGGTCATTGCATATCTAAAGTAAAATCACATCATTGCATCTTATTTTAGTTATACACAAAAGATAAATcgaatgattgttttttaaatctacCTATTCTTTGACCACCATATATTTGGAGTGGAACAACATCGCTCATGGCTGGTTCAGAATCCACCACTACCACCACATTCTTTAGGATTGCTCGAGAAAATGATACAAATTAAGTTGCTtgtacaataaaacaaaactacaGGCAcactcaaaataaatgtattacacCTTAAAGTTACAGCTCACATTTTAGCAGTTCCAAACCTTTCCTGTCACCATGTGACAGTACTCAGGATATGACTATGAGGAACTGAGACAGTAAATCCAATGAATAcactaaaatatatatatatatatttttaaattgcaacACCATCTCATGTGACTAGCAAAGGGATGGTCCATGTGTATTGGCTTGTACACTGCTTCTTGAACAAAGACTGTGCTGTGATTAATAAGTGCAATAAACCAATGCATCAAATGTATCATGAATTCATAGTAACTCAGCAATTCATATTTAAATCATTATTTAGTTCTCAGATTTACAGCTTTCTTAACTCATTGCTTTTCAAGTGCACAGGATGCATTTAATAGCTAGAGAACAAGGTAGGTCACCAGCGGTTGATGGAAAGTCTGAAAGCCAAACAGGCCTGTAAATAAGAGTGAAAGAAGCCTGTGTCCACCAGATGTGTCTTTTTCTAGGCTGGCAGTGCTTGCAACCTCATTTGCAATGCACTTCCTTCAGCAATAATCACATTAGAAATGCCTACTTGCACCTCAGCTCGCCTTTGTTGTGAACACGGTTACTGAATTTGCTCCATAGTTAAAATGATTAACGCCGTGGTTTAAGATGACTTAATCCTCCTTCACACTGCTGATAATTACCTGAGGCTGCTTGCTGATGAGAATGTGAAGTATTGATAGATGGGCTTTCTTATTATTGTATGTTCAAGAAATGACCTGTCTTTGTCACTTGTGCAAGTTGCCGGAATGTGGGGCAGATAAGtgtcttgttaaaaaaagaaagatcatTGATCCAACCCAATTATGGTGAATTTGATCAGGGCACAGGTCAGATTCTAAGCCACACcgacgtgcgtgtgtgtgtgtgtgtgtgtgtgtgtgtgtgtgtgtgtgtgtgtgtgtgtgtgatcgtGTGTGTGATCGTGTGATCCTATTTCAGTCATCAATATGACAACAGCGAGCATCCTAAAATTTTTAGAAATCAATTTATTGAGCACATTattgtcatcatcattttactttttaaatcatCCCACTGGCACAA includes:
- the LOC119115584 gene encoding carbohydrate sulfotransferase 11-like isoform X2 — protein: MPVDSGEGSRRGDRQQLSRSGVRMRMPRGGRLFLATCLGSLLVLVLYFQSIGKPEPSVGTSSTPKKSRRSPLQTLYSGDQRQLLADQKSLQGRRELLEQACLSHTKKRQVLSPEDLKHLIVDDKHSLIYCYVPKVACTNWKRILMVLTSDGRYTEPLAIPANEAHVAGNLRTLSEFSAPEINRRLRSYLKFIFVREPFERLVSAYRNKFTRSYNTAFHKRYGTKIIRRHRKNPDPEALENGNDASFHEFVQYLVDPRTQREELFNEHWERVHSLCHPCMIHYDVVGKYETLERDAHAVLSLAGVEDTVEFPTSSKSTRTDSNMAARFFKHISPFYQKRLFNLYRMDFLLFNYSTPEYLRT
- the LOC119115584 gene encoding carbohydrate sulfotransferase 11-like isoform X1, with translation MPVDSGEGSRRGDRQQLSRSGVRMRMPRGGRLFLATCLGSLLVLVLYFQSIGKPEPSVGTSSTPKKSRRSPLQTLYSGDQQRQLLADQKSLQGRRELLEQACLSHTKKRQVLSPEDLKHLIVDDKHSLIYCYVPKVACTNWKRILMVLTSDGRYTEPLAIPANEAHVAGNLRTLSEFSAPEINRRLRSYLKFIFVREPFERLVSAYRNKFTRSYNTAFHKRYGTKIIRRHRKNPDPEALENGNDASFHEFVQYLVDPRTQREELFNEHWERVHSLCHPCMIHYDVVGKYETLERDAHAVLSLAGVEDTVEFPTSSKSTRTDSNMAARFFKHISPFYQKRLFNLYRMDFLLFNYSTPEYLRT